The sequence GTGGCTAAATTTCTGGTGATTTTACACCACAATACATGAAACTGCTTCTACAGTGAGCCCTAATACATTGTACCTCACAGTGTAGTACTACACATAGACTgtcttgctttctttctttacaatatAATCTATCTAGACTTGTTCATAATTGTGCTTCAAGTGTATTCATTTCTACAGAGGTGAAGAAACATTTGTTGGAAACAAATTGTAGAATACTTCATCACTATCAAcatgttactacatgtaatacattcatttgaattttggaagCAATTGTATTTCAATAGCAACTCATTTTTTCACCAGCAACTTTTGCATACAGTATATATTGTAGACTACAGTGACTTTTAATCACAATGACCTGGTATTTCCTAAATGTTTCCAAATTTTCCATCTCTACAATTCGGCTCTATTTACTAGCAATATCTATCCCACAATACATTATGACCATCCCCATTCTGATTAGTATGACCCAGCCAACACACATACAACTTGTCAGAAAAGGACCATTCTATTTAATTAACAGGGGTGTTGATGATTATTTCTGTATTGCACAGCTGGACAAGACCATCAGCTAGAATAGGTGAATGCTATTTTCCTAGTCCATGAATTTTCTGTTGGGGTTGGATCCGAATAACGTTGTCCGGATTTCTGGCATCATCTGGAGAAATTGTGAAGAGAAAACACAAGGGAATACTTAGTAGAGTTCCTAGTAGTGttcagacaaaatattttttgtgtATCATCAATATCAGTGTTAAAATTTGAAAGTAGTTTGAATGTAGAAACTTGTCTGTGGTTTCGGTAGACAGGTGCTAACTATAGACAGCTATTATCCAGGTACGTCAAAAAGTGGATATAATAACGTGGTCTTTATGCATGCAGCAGTTGTCACTGGTACAGGTTTAACTGCATAATCCATCATTGATACTGTTTCCATATCATCATTAATTCCTACTAGTGACTACAGTAATACAAAAATAGGCATCAATACCTGAAGAGGAAGCCATGAAAAAAGAGGTAAGggtaacaaataaacaaacaaataaacaaacaaacctgtgtaCTCATCATCTCCAGTCGACTCTCCAGTGTGTTGGTCACCTTGATTCTGTTGTTGGGAGAGAGAAACTCGATTCCTCCAGACCTAAGGAAACcgaaaacaaattttgtttaTAATCAAAAGATAGGATTTCAGCTGTTTTCTATATTTATCTTTAGAGTCGAGTTTTACTCAAGACAACCAGTTAATCTTCCTGAAAGCTGATGCATGACAGGcattgaaacgtcagcaggtgagattaACTGCTTGAGTAAAAGAGAACTCTACTctacctaccaacctgatgaaattatttttgagaGTTTATCTCTTTCGTTGTATTAGCTacaaagttcagttcagttagcAACAAAACCTTAAGGGAAAAGCAAATAAACTGTAGAACTGCAAGACTACAGAAATCTACTCTCTTCAGATAAAGATTTCTCttattgtgtacatgtgagtTATGTGTAGAAATCTTGACCTGCAAATATCTTAACAATTAAACTTGGAAAGTTAAAGCAATGTCAATCACAGGAAAAGCATAAGTCTACTCACACATCCGAGCCCAGGAAGTTCTGTTCATCTACGGTGATTTTGCAGTCCTTTTTGGTGAGCCCCTTGTAGGTAGTGATCACCTGAGGTGTCAAGTCCTGGAGAGGAATAGAGTACAGAGGAAATTTAGTTTTTGTTCAATTTGAATTTCATGTGGATAGAAGGTGAAGAAAAGAAATAGGGTAAGTGAGCTGAATAcagaagattaaaaaaaaaagattttatgatCTAAAAGTTCCAAgacagaaacaagaaaatgtaaagAATGGAGGAGGCAGGGAAAGACcgataagaaaacaagaaaaaggaaACTGGCATGTATATGGAAGAATGAGGGAGGGAAAGAGGCAAGTGAAAAGAAAAGTAGCTTCATGATACTCACCTTGACGAGTTTGACGTCCACCTGTCGACATCTGAGCGTGACGGCTGGCTCGAGCAGCTGACACAGGCTCTGCACCATCAGCCCCTCCATGACCTTGCGGTACTTCACGGGGTTCTTGGTGACCTCGCCCAGCCTCTGCCGACAATCCTCCAGGATGCTCTGCTGGGAGAAACGGACAGCAACACAGGCACCAAGGTTACACCATAGCTTGGACATGTACTACACTACAGTATGTATCCTTATTCAGCAACACAGGCACCAAGGTTACACCATAGCTTGGACATATACTACACTACAGTATGTACCCTTATTCAGCAACACAGGCACCAAGGTTACACCATAGCTTGGACATATACTACACTACAGTATGTACCCTTATTCAGCAACACAGGCACCAAGATTACACCATAGCTTGGACATGTACTACACTACAGTATGTACCCTTATTCAGCAACACAGGCACCAAGGTTACACCATAGCTTGGACATGTACTGCACTACAGTATGTACCCTTATTCAGCAACAACAGGCACCAACAGACCAAGGTTACACCGCAGCTTGGAAATACATCACGGTGTACACGTATTGAACACTTATGTGCCCAAGGCAAGAATTTCTCCAATGTTTCAACATTTCaatgttgggatggaaaaataTTAGACAATTCTCTTTAGAGGAGAAAAATCACAATTTAGTGAGATTTTCATCAGGTCATCAAGAATGCATAGAAACTGATGAAGCCATCCATTCAAAATATGCTGCTGGTAATGCATGAAATTGTGTTTTAGGGCGTAAAGAAGTACAATATTTTCATTGGATGCCTGCATATTAAGGAATGTGTAACTGATACCCATAAACCAACCAACCTTTATATGATCTTCTCTGGCCNNNNNNNNNNNNNNNNNNNNNNNNNNNNNNNNNNNNNNNNNNNNNNNNNNNNNNNNNNNNNNNNNNNNNNNNNNNNNNNNNNNNNNNNNNNNNNNNNNNNNNNNNNNNNNNNNNNNNNNNNNNNNNNNNNNNNNNNNNNNNNNNNNNNNNNNNNNNNNNNNNNNNNNNNNNNNNNNNNNNNNNNNNNNNNNNNNNNNNNNNNNNNNNNNNNNNNNNNNNNNNNNNNNNNNNNNNNNNNNNNNNNNNNNNNNNNNNNNNNNNNNNNNNNNNNNNNNNNNNNNNNNNNNNNNNNNNNNNNNNNNNNNNNNNNNNNNNNNNNNNNNNNNNNNNNNNNNNNNNNNNNNNNNNNNNNNNNNNNNNNNNNNNNNNNNNNNNNNNNNNNNNNNNNNNNNNNNNNNNNNNNNNNNNNNNNNNNNNNNNNNNNNNNNNNNNNNNNNNNNNNNNNNNNNNNNNNNNNNNNNNNNNNNNNNNNNNNNNNNNNNNNNNNNNNNNNNNNNNNNNNNNNNNNNNNNNNNNNNNNNNNNNNNNNNNNNNNNNNNNNNNNNNNNNNNNNNNNNNNNNNNNNNNNNNNNNNNNNNNNNNNNNNNNNNNNNNNNNNNNNNNNNNNNGGGGAGAAATGATGCAGCTGCGCTCCGTCTCCAGGCCTTTACCGTTTACGTTTAAGTTTACGTGACTCTGAAGACCCAAACCGCAAGTTTCCctaaataattaccagaaaatctcctttcaaataagcgaattagttttataacgttgcCAATATTCTTGGTGTCCCTCAGAAGACCTCTAGTAGCCTGGGtttattttgccaattttttttttttttgccagctgaagggggaggcgcgcgcctggcgcgcctccccctggatccgcgcgtGCAGCCTGTGAACAAACTGAGACGTGGGAACAAACTTGAAAACGCATGAAGACAAGCAGACCACATATAATTCCTCTATGTTTACTTAGGTAAGTTACATAATGAACACAACTAGAAATGTTGCTCTTACATCTTCTTCTGCTGCTCCACTTGTTTCTCCTTCTTCTCGTAGAACTCCATGATCTTGACCCGCTGCATCTGGACCAGACGACCCTTCTCTATGTTAAACTCCTCCTCGGCCTGGAGAAAAGGGGcacaagttttgtttgtttgtttaattcaAATCTCCATTAGTTTGAATAATACATAATGCTGTTACACTATTCTTTCTGGAGTCCATCATGAACATCACATAATCCAAAAGTGACTCAAGCAatagattttgtaaatggttaGATGTTTCATGTGACATTAGCATCAACAGTTCCTTTTCTCAGTGATTGAGCCAGAAAAGGaaggatgctacctgaaacatctgaccattcaCAATTCAATCCATCAAGTTGCTTTTGTCACTTTTAAACATTTACCTCATCACCTAGCTGTCTAGCCTTCATCAATGTATAAACATCTTCGTATTAAGAAACACATTCACATTTTAGATTACCAACTGGCTGAAGTCTAAATTTTGCTATTGGATCCAACTAAATTAGACATGAATGGacatacttccatgaaatgCTATAGCTATGATATCAAATCAtgcaaaaaaaacacttttttcttaagtttcataAATTTTCCGACTCTTGTCTTACCTTTGCATCTATCTCCTCTGCCTTCTCATTGGCCTCCTGCTCAATGAAGGCCATCATGTGTTTGATCTGAAAAATAATCAATCTATCAAAATTCTGCTACATTATCTTACAATACCATGGggatatttaacctccttgatcttcTTTTTCTTCGTGTCCTTGATCTTACGCAGCTGATATACCAATGAAATTTATATCTATACcccaaggacgttacatgatgtaacgtccttgtatACCCTAAGAGGTGACCGTCAAAGCCTATGAAACTATAATTACCAAATCTATCACGCTCTTTGTGCCATTTATAATATTGTGATAAACAACACGTTCTGTGAATGGAATAGACAATACATGTGGGCGTGAATACACGAATTGATTTGTCACCTGGACTCAaattgaaaatctattttctacGCCAAAAACCATATTCGTTCTGATCATCTAGATATGTGGACATAGAAGATGATGTCTATATCCCAATCTTCACAACAGCTGAGCTAAATCGCGTCCAAAATCTACAAATCCTAAAAAGAACTCAGAAAAATTATTTCCTGACCGGTGAAAAGGACGACCCTGCCCACCCCACCTTGTACGGCCGCAAAATGTCACGCCATGAAAAACGTCAAAAATCGGAAAAATTACCTGTTTCTGAACATCTGCGTCACTTAGCGCCATCTTGACAAAGTCTTCTTGACTACGTTGTACTTAGAAAGTAAAAACAGTGGACTTAAAATTctaaaaaatgacagaaatgatGATTTTTCACTTTCCCCACGGAGATCTCTGCGATCATGTGATTTTGCAGTCAGGATCGCAATGAACTGTGGGTAAGGAATGTACCACTTGAGCAGAGGGATATTTGTACTGGTCGTGTTTATTTTTTCACTCAAAACTTAATGCAGTTAGGATATCAAAAGCAATTACATATCATTGATAGTAGTTTTAATAATAATTTCTAGTATCTTTTATCACAGATGATGTCCAATATGcctgatttgaagaaaaagtGAATTATACTTTTCGCCTTCCTCTCCAGAAAAGTTTTGGGATAGTCCCAAAATTATTGTTGAAACTGACACATGTGATGTCCATATGATCCTGTGTTTTACCTAGTTTTC comes from Branchiostoma floridae strain S238N-H82 chromosome 19, Bfl_VNyyK, whole genome shotgun sequence and encodes:
- the LOC118406807 gene encoding V-type proton ATPase subunit E-like (The sequence of the model RefSeq protein was modified relative to this genomic sequence to represent the inferred CDS: added 45 bases not found in genome assembly) produces the protein MALSDADVQKQIKHMMAFIEQEANEKAEEIDAKAEEEFNIEKGRLVQMQRVKIMEFYEKKEKQVEQQKKIQNSNLLNQARMKVLQAREDHIKQSILEDCRQRLGEVTKNPVKYRKVMEGLMVQSLCQLLEPAVTLRCRQVDVKLVKDLTPQVITTYKGLTKKDCKITVDEQNFLGSDVSGGIEFLSPNNRIKVTNTLESRLEMMSTQMMPEIRTTLFGSNPNRKFMD